The Beijerinckiaceae bacterium RH AL1 genome has a segment encoding these proteins:
- a CDS encoding Alpha/beta hydrolase (ID:RHAL1_03236;~source:Prodigal:2.6) → MLRGISAIVRVCVVAGLAALTAACAGSQPRIPYTAQEAALAQPPGYEHIRVWLDEARDYPVDFAPDLKPGEASQYLALSGGGGNGAYGAGILNGWTQSGRRPTFNAVSGVSTGALMAPFAFLGPAYDATLADIYTGGEAETLVAAPDFGRAAFGSSLFGGHRLLDLVSRYVTPDIVEAIAREHRAGRRLYVVTTNIDSKRGVVWNIGAIAASGRPDSIDLIRKVLAASASVPLVFAPQLIEVTADGREFQEMHADGNVTTAVFTLPLKYLALQRKTRLAGGSIYVVMNTVIEPQFSVVERSTLPIVAASIDTLTTQKSEVDLAQMYAYAKANKVDFNLTSIDPAIVKAGLGSFDTAYMRRLYDAGVETGRTGGFWRKAPLPSLPPPNTAPEESVAVARRGVPRAARS, encoded by the coding sequence ATGCTGCGAGGCATTTCTGCCATCGTCAGGGTCTGCGTTGTCGCAGGGCTTGCCGCGCTGACGGCGGCGTGCGCCGGCTCGCAGCCGCGCATCCCTTACACGGCGCAGGAGGCGGCGCTCGCCCAGCCGCCGGGCTACGAGCACATCCGCGTCTGGCTCGACGAGGCGCGCGACTACCCCGTGGATTTCGCACCGGACCTCAAGCCCGGCGAGGCATCGCAGTATCTCGCGCTCTCCGGCGGCGGCGGCAACGGCGCCTACGGGGCCGGCATCCTCAACGGCTGGACGCAGAGCGGCCGGCGTCCGACCTTCAACGCGGTCTCGGGCGTCTCGACGGGGGCGCTGATGGCGCCCTTCGCCTTCCTCGGGCCCGCCTACGACGCGACGCTGGCCGACATCTACACGGGTGGCGAGGCGGAGACGCTGGTCGCCGCGCCCGATTTCGGCCGCGCGGCCTTCGGCTCGAGCCTGTTCGGCGGCCACCGCCTGCTCGATCTCGTCTCGCGCTACGTGACGCCCGACATCGTCGAGGCGATCGCCCGCGAGCACCGGGCCGGGCGTCGCCTCTACGTCGTGACGACGAACATCGACTCGAAGCGCGGCGTCGTCTGGAACATCGGCGCCATCGCCGCCTCGGGCCGCCCGGACTCGATCGACCTCATCCGCAAGGTGCTCGCCGCCTCGGCGAGCGTGCCGCTCGTCTTCGCGCCGCAGCTCATCGAGGTCACCGCCGACGGCCGCGAGTTCCAGGAGATGCACGCCGACGGCAACGTGACGACGGCGGTCTTCACGCTGCCGCTCAAGTACCTCGCGCTGCAGCGCAAGACGCGCCTTGCCGGCGGCTCCATCTACGTCGTCATGAACACCGTCATCGAGCCGCAGTTCTCGGTCGTCGAGCGCTCGACGCTGCCGATCGTGGCGGCCTCGATCGATACGCTGACCACGCAGAAGTCGGAGGTCGATCTCGCGCAGATGTATGCCTACGCGAAGGCCAACAAGGTGGACTTCAACCTGACCTCGATCGACCCGGCGATCGTCAAGGCCGGGCTCGGCAGCTTCGACACCGCCTACATGCGCCGCCTCTACGACGCCGGCGTCGAGACCGGCCGTACCGGCGGCTTCTGGCGCAAGGCGCCGCTCCCGTCGCTGCCGCCGCCAAACACCGCACCGGAGGAAAGCGTAGCCGTGGCCCGCCGCGGCGTGCCCCGCGCGGCGCGCAGCTGA
- a CDS encoding Proline dehydrogenase / Delta-1-pyrroline-5-carboxylate dehydrogenase (source:Prodigal:2.6;~ID:RHAL1_03237) — protein sequence MDPTSSFSAPYAPDEAALRPALIAAAALTPEAEARADALGRDLVGAIRAARHGLGGVEELLHAYSLSTKEGLALMVLAEALLRVPDAATADRLIEDKLGGFSGAHAPSDMPIVNASAWALGLSARIVAPGDTPDGILAAAARRLGKPAVRTATRQAMRLMGDHFVLGETIEAALKRAASPSGRLYRYSFDMLGEGARTAADAEAYRRRYAEAIQAIGRTAGNAPLPDRPGLSVKLSALHPRYEAPQRPRVMAELVPVVLELARAAKAFDLNFTVDAEEADRLELSLDVVDAVLADPLLAGWDGFGLAIQAYQKRCLAVIDHIAALAARHDRRLMVRLVKGAYWDTEIKRAQERGLAGFPVFTSKAMTDLAYEAASARLLALRPRLYPQIATHNAATVAAIAARAGTEGYEFQRLHGMGDALYHRLVESERGYACRTYAPVGAHKDLLAYLVRRLLENGANSSFVSLAADPKVPVERLLRRPADLVAEAPATTPPKPARDLFAPARKNSPGVELGERAALAALLAEIARATLPREAASLIDGRSVGGSARTATSPIDDAPLGAVRDANDDLADAAMAAAAAGARAWAATPAAKRADALDRIADAFEAERALLLALLQAEAGKTLADALAEWREAIDFCRYYAAEGRTLFGAPLDLPGPTGESNRLALRARGVFVAISPWNFPLAIFTGQVVAALMAGNAVVAKPAEQTPLIAAAAVKLMHAAGVPATALQLVLGDGAIGARLVAHRVVAGIVFTGSTAAARAIARALAEKDGPIVPLIAETGGINAMIVDATALPEQVADDVVTSAFRSAGQRCSALRLLLLQADSAARVLEMIAGAARELRVGDPRAIETDIGPVIDAEARDRLRAHAAALPPPFFLGTAPTGGLYVPPQIHELPRIGALEQEVFGPVLHVVRYAAGALDAALDEIEAMGFGLTLGIHSRIDATVARIVARLPIGNVYVNRNMIGAVVGSQPFGGSGLSGTGPKAGGPHYLARFAVEQTVTINTAAAGGDAALMAADR from the coding sequence ATGGACCCGACGAGTTCCTTTTCGGCCCCCTATGCGCCCGACGAGGCGGCGCTCCGCCCCGCCCTCATCGCCGCGGCGGCTTTGACGCCGGAGGCTGAGGCACGCGCCGACGCGCTGGGCCGCGACCTCGTCGGCGCCATCCGTGCCGCGCGCCACGGCCTCGGCGGCGTCGAGGAGCTCCTGCACGCCTACTCGCTCTCTACCAAGGAGGGGCTGGCGCTGATGGTGCTGGCCGAGGCGCTCCTCCGCGTGCCGGACGCCGCCACGGCCGACCGGCTGATCGAGGACAAGCTCGGCGGCTTCTCGGGCGCACACGCGCCGTCCGACATGCCGATCGTGAACGCCTCGGCCTGGGCGCTCGGGCTCTCGGCGCGGATCGTGGCGCCCGGCGACACGCCGGACGGCATCCTCGCTGCGGCGGCCCGGCGCCTCGGCAAGCCCGCGGTGCGCACGGCGACACGGCAGGCGATGCGGCTGATGGGCGACCATTTCGTGCTCGGCGAGACGATCGAGGCCGCGCTGAAGCGTGCCGCCAGCCCGTCCGGCCGGCTCTACCGCTACTCCTTCGACATGCTCGGCGAAGGCGCCCGCACCGCCGCCGATGCCGAGGCCTACCGGCGCCGCTACGCCGAAGCGATCCAGGCGATCGGCCGCACCGCGGGCAACGCGCCGCTGCCGGATCGCCCCGGCCTGTCGGTCAAGCTCTCGGCGCTGCACCCGCGCTACGAGGCGCCGCAGCGCCCGCGGGTGATGGCCGAGCTGGTGCCGGTGGTGCTCGAGCTGGCGCGGGCGGCGAAGGCCTTCGACCTCAACTTCACCGTCGATGCCGAGGAGGCCGACCGGCTCGAGCTGTCGCTCGACGTCGTCGATGCCGTGCTCGCCGACCCGTTGCTCGCCGGCTGGGACGGGTTCGGCCTGGCGATCCAGGCCTACCAGAAGCGCTGCCTCGCGGTGATCGACCACATCGCCGCCCTCGCCGCACGGCACGACCGCCGGCTGATGGTGCGCCTCGTGAAGGGCGCCTACTGGGACACCGAGATCAAGCGCGCGCAGGAGCGCGGGCTTGCCGGCTTCCCGGTGTTCACGAGCAAGGCGATGACCGACCTCGCCTACGAGGCCGCGTCAGCGCGGCTGCTGGCCCTGCGGCCGCGGCTCTACCCGCAGATCGCGACCCACAACGCGGCGACGGTGGCGGCGATTGCCGCCCGCGCCGGCACCGAGGGCTACGAGTTTCAGCGCCTGCACGGCATGGGCGACGCGCTCTACCATCGCCTCGTTGAGAGCGAGCGGGGCTATGCCTGCCGCACCTACGCGCCCGTCGGCGCCCACAAGGACCTGCTCGCCTATCTCGTGCGGCGGCTGCTCGAGAACGGCGCGAACTCGTCCTTCGTCTCGCTCGCCGCCGACCCGAAAGTACCGGTCGAGCGCCTGCTGCGGCGCCCAGCCGACCTCGTGGCGGAGGCGCCCGCGACCACGCCGCCGAAGCCCGCGCGCGACCTTTTCGCGCCGGCGCGGAAGAACTCGCCCGGCGTCGAGCTCGGCGAGCGGGCCGCGCTGGCGGCGTTGCTCGCCGAGATCGCCCGCGCGACGCTGCCACGCGAGGCGGCCTCGCTGATCGACGGCCGCAGCGTGGGCGGCTCGGCGCGGACCGCGACGAGCCCGATCGACGACGCGCCGCTCGGCGCGGTGCGCGACGCGAATGACGACCTCGCCGACGCGGCGATGGCCGCTGCCGCGGCCGGCGCCCGCGCGTGGGCCGCGACGCCGGCCGCCAAGCGCGCCGACGCGCTGGACCGCATCGCCGACGCGTTCGAGGCCGAGCGCGCGCTGCTGCTCGCCCTGCTCCAGGCCGAGGCCGGCAAGACGCTCGCCGACGCCCTCGCCGAATGGCGCGAGGCGATCGACTTCTGCCGCTACTATGCCGCCGAGGGCAGAACGCTCTTCGGCGCGCCGCTCGATCTGCCCGGCCCGACCGGCGAGAGCAACCGGCTCGCGTTGCGCGCCCGCGGCGTGTTCGTCGCGATCTCGCCGTGGAATTTTCCGCTGGCCATCTTCACCGGCCAGGTGGTCGCCGCGCTGATGGCCGGCAATGCCGTCGTTGCCAAGCCGGCCGAGCAGACACCGCTGATCGCCGCCGCCGCGGTGAAGCTGATGCACGCGGCCGGCGTGCCTGCGACCGCGCTGCAGCTCGTGCTCGGCGATGGGGCGATCGGCGCGCGGCTCGTGGCGCATCGCGTCGTGGCGGGCATCGTCTTCACCGGCTCGACCGCGGCGGCGCGCGCCATCGCCCGCGCGCTGGCCGAGAAGGACGGGCCGATCGTGCCGCTGATCGCCGAGACCGGGGGCATCAATGCGATGATCGTCGACGCGACCGCCCTGCCCGAGCAGGTCGCCGACGACGTTGTCACGTCCGCCTTCCGCTCGGCCGGCCAGCGCTGCTCGGCTCTGCGCCTGCTTCTGTTGCAGGCCGACAGCGCCGCGCGCGTGCTCGAGATGATCGCTGGCGCCGCGCGCGAGCTGCGCGTCGGCGATCCGCGGGCGATAGAGACTGACATCGGCCCGGTCATCGATGCCGAGGCGCGCGACCGGCTGCGCGCGCATGCGGCCGCCCTGCCTCCACCGTTCTTCCTCGGCACGGCGCCGACGGGCGGCCTCTACGTGCCGCCGCAGATCCACGAGCTGCCGCGGATCGGCGCGCTCGAGCAGGAGGTGTTCGGGCCCGTGCTGCACGTCGTGCGCTACGCGGCAGGGGCGCTCGACGCGGCGCTCGACGAGATCGAGGCGATGGGATTCGGCCTCACGCTCGGCATCCACTCGCGCATCGACGCGACGGTCGCCCGCATCGTCGCGCGGCTGCCGATCGGCAACGTCTACGTCAATCGCAACATGATCGGCGCGGTGGTGGGCTCCCAGCCCTTCGGCGGCAGCGGCCTCTCCGGCACCGGCCCGAAGGCCGGCGGCCCGCACTATCTCGCGCGCTTCGCGGTCGAGCAGACGGTGACGATCAACACGGCGGCGGCCGGCGGCGACGCGGCGCTGATGGCCGCAGATCGGTGA
- a CDS encoding Glutathione S-transferase (ID:RHAL1_03240;~source:Prodigal:2.6) — MPPIFLHHYPMSPFSEKVRLALGLKGLAWCSVEIPPAPPRPLLVPLTGGYRRTPVLQIGADIYCDTNIILPTLERLKPEPALYPPESAALAKALSFNFERSIWLPMIGVVANFIDGLPDAFLKDRKDNYLYVDISKAAMEPKLKANVQIVRAQLAWLAATLADGRRFLLGERASALDLGYFHPISLVRNNAPHAEVDALLGLAAIVPWYERVAALGHGQPSEVSADDALAAAREATPADVSYIAATRDGPRSGAKVRVTPDDFAKVPVDGTLVVAGDEEIVIHRTDAQAGDVQVHFPRAGFLISED; from the coding sequence ATGCCACCCATCTTCCTGCACCATTATCCCATGTCGCCCTTCTCGGAGAAGGTGCGCCTCGCGCTCGGCCTCAAGGGACTGGCATGGTGTTCGGTCGAGATTCCGCCAGCGCCGCCGCGCCCGCTGCTGGTGCCGTTGACCGGCGGCTATCGGCGCACGCCGGTGCTGCAGATCGGCGCCGACATCTACTGCGACACGAACATCATCCTGCCGACGCTGGAGAGGCTGAAGCCGGAGCCGGCGCTTTATCCGCCCGAAAGCGCCGCGCTCGCAAAGGCGCTGTCGTTCAATTTCGAGCGCTCGATCTGGCTGCCGATGATCGGCGTGGTGGCGAATTTCATCGACGGCCTGCCGGATGCGTTCCTGAAGGATCGCAAGGACAACTATCTCTATGTCGACATCTCCAAGGCCGCGATGGAGCCCAAGCTGAAGGCGAACGTGCAGATCGTGCGCGCCCAGCTCGCCTGGCTGGCGGCGACGCTCGCCGACGGGCGGAGGTTCCTGCTCGGCGAGCGGGCGAGTGCGCTCGATCTCGGCTACTTTCATCCGATCTCGCTCGTGCGCAACAACGCCCCGCATGCCGAGGTCGACGCGCTGCTCGGACTCGCGGCGATCGTGCCCTGGTACGAGCGCGTCGCGGCGCTCGGGCACGGGCAGCCGAGCGAGGTGTCGGCGGACGACGCGCTGGCCGCCGCCCGGGAGGCGACGCCGGCGGACGTGTCGTACATCGCCGCGACGCGCGACGGACCGAGGTCCGGGGCGAAGGTCCGCGTGACGCCCGACGATTTCGCCAAGGTGCCGGTCGACGGCACGCTTGTCGTGGCCGGCGACGAGGAGATCGTCATCCACCGCACCGATGCGCAGGCCGGCGACGTGCAGGTGCATTTTCCGCGCGCCGGCTTCTTGATCAGCGAGGATTAG
- the ada gene encoding Methylphosphotriester-DNA--protein-cysteine S-methyltransferase / Methylated-DNA--protein-cysteine methyltransferase (ID:RHAL1_03239;~source:Prodigal:2.6): MTTDVLDRPAPTTDDARFAAVAARDATADGSFVYSVRSTGVYCRPSCPSRAAKRGNMAFHSTPADAERAGFRPCRRCRPNEPSQAERHAEAVAAACRLVETAETPPSLDALARAAGLSPYHFHRVFKAVIGVTPKAYAGQRRAARAATELRVADTVTAAIYDAGFNASSRFYETATTRLGMTPTAFRAGGLGTRITFAIGECSLGAILVAATDKGVCAIALGDAPERLARDLQDQFPEAEIVGGDAAFEKLVARVVGLVETPGTRLDIPLHISGTAFQQRVWQALQQIPFGTTASYAEIAAAIGAPGAQRAVAAACGANRIAVAIPCHRVVRTDGALSGYRWGVERKRKLIDREARA; the protein is encoded by the coding sequence ATGACCACGGATGTTCTCGACCGACCGGCCCCGACGACCGACGACGCCCGCTTTGCGGCTGTCGCTGCCCGCGACGCGACCGCCGACGGCAGCTTCGTCTATTCGGTACGCAGCACCGGCGTCTATTGCCGCCCCTCGTGCCCCTCGCGCGCCGCCAAGCGCGGCAACATGGCGTTCCACTCGACGCCAGCCGATGCCGAGCGCGCCGGTTTCCGGCCATGCCGGCGCTGCCGCCCGAACGAGCCGAGCCAGGCCGAGCGCCACGCCGAGGCGGTGGCGGCGGCGTGTCGCCTCGTCGAGACCGCAGAGACGCCGCCCTCGCTCGATGCGCTCGCGCGCGCGGCAGGGCTCAGCCCCTACCACTTCCACCGCGTCTTCAAGGCCGTCATCGGCGTGACCCCGAAGGCCTATGCCGGCCAGCGGCGTGCGGCGCGCGCCGCGACGGAGCTGCGTGTCGCCGATACCGTCACGGCGGCGATCTACGATGCCGGCTTCAACGCCTCCAGTCGCTTCTACGAGACCGCGACGACGCGGCTCGGCATGACGCCGACCGCTTTTCGTGCCGGGGGGCTCGGCACACGGATCACGTTCGCGATCGGCGAGTGTTCGCTCGGCGCGATCCTCGTCGCGGCGACCGACAAGGGCGTCTGCGCGATCGCGCTGGGCGATGCGCCGGAGAGGCTGGCGCGCGATCTCCAGGATCAGTTCCCGGAGGCCGAGATCGTCGGCGGCGACGCCGCCTTCGAGAAGCTGGTGGCCCGCGTCGTCGGCCTCGTCGAGACGCCGGGCACGCGGCTCGACATCCCGCTGCACATCAGCGGTACCGCATTCCAGCAGCGGGTCTGGCAAGCCCTGCAGCAAATCCCGTTCGGGACGACGGCGAGCTACGCGGAGATCGCGGCGGCGATCGGCGCGCCGGGCGCGCAGCGCGCGGTGGCCGCGGCTTGCGGCGCCAACAGGATCGCCGTCGCGATCCCCTGTCACCGGGTTGTGCGCACCGACGGCGCGCTGTCGGGGTACAGGTGGGGCGTCGAGCGCAAGCGGAAGCTGATCGACCGCGAGGCGCGAGCCTGA
- a CDS encoding Flavin reductase (DIM6/NTAB) family NADH-FMN oxidoreductase RutF (ID:RHAL1_03238;~source:Prodigal:2.6): protein MHRVIDPAILYFGTPVVLVSTRNEDGSPNLAPMSSAWWIGRRCVLGLAQSSKTTQNLLCTKQCVLNLPSVAQVASVDRLALTTGSDPVPEGKTRRGYRFEREKFGLGGLTPVASDLVAPPRALECPVQMEAELSVSHGLAADDPAAAGQAMILETRVVRVHADENVLLEGHENRVDPDLWRPLIMSFQQFYGLAPGRVHDSQLATIPEQKYRA, encoded by the coding sequence ATGCATCGTGTCATCGATCCGGCGATCCTCTATTTCGGAACGCCCGTCGTTCTCGTCAGCACGCGGAACGAGGATGGTTCGCCGAATCTCGCGCCGATGTCCTCTGCTTGGTGGATCGGACGGCGCTGCGTGCTGGGGCTGGCGCAGTCGTCGAAGACCACACAGAATCTGTTATGTACCAAACAATGCGTCCTCAACCTTCCTTCCGTCGCGCAGGTCGCGTCCGTCGATCGCCTGGCGCTGACGACCGGGTCGGACCCGGTACCCGAGGGCAAGACCCGGCGCGGCTATCGCTTCGAACGGGAGAAGTTCGGTCTCGGCGGGCTGACGCCTGTCGCCTCGGATCTCGTCGCGCCGCCGCGGGCGCTCGAGTGCCCCGTGCAGATGGAGGCGGAGCTATCAGTGAGCCACGGCCTCGCCGCCGATGATCCGGCTGCGGCCGGACAGGCCATGATCCTGGAGACGCGCGTGGTGAGGGTACATGCCGACGAGAACGTCCTGCTCGAAGGACACGAGAACCGGGTCGACCCCGACCTATGGCGGCCTCTCATCATGAGCTTCCAGCAGTTCTACGGGCTCGCGCCGGGCCGAGTGCACGACTCGCAACTGGCGACGATCCCGGAACAGAAATATCGCGCCTAG
- a CDS encoding Multidrug efflux pump subunit AcrB (ID:RHAL1_03235;~source:Prodigal:2.6), with translation MSAIVRLALARPYTFVVMSILIFLFGGLSIVRTPTDIFPNIGIPVISVIWSYTGLPADDMQGRITTVYERVLTATVNDIEHIESQSVPGYGIVKIYFQPTVDIAAAQAQVVSISQTILKQLPAGVTPPQMVVYNASSVPVIQLALSSSKLSQTALNDLAVNFIRPQLATIPGAQLPYPYGGAARQVQIDLDQKALHEHGISANDVGAALARQNLITPVGTQKIGAYEWIVDLNDSPKKIEEFNNLPVKVVNGAVIFMRDVANVHNGSPPQTNLVQLDGAKGVLMSVLKTGGASTLDIIAEVKKRLPVIEDQLPEGVKLRYVADQSPFVKNSVTSVVREGLIAAALTGLMILVFLGSWRSTLIITASIPLAVLCALIALSQLGQTINVMTLGGLALAVGILVDDATVTIENINRHMEELGEDITTAITRGAQEIMPPATVALFCICIAFAPLLTLGGVAGYLFRPLAMAVVFAMIASYVLTYTVVPTLARFLLSGHEHDQAHSVPGKRPSIFVRLQRTFERGFERFRGGYLGLLSLALIHRKVFVCGFLAVVLASFALLPYLGRDFFPTIDSDAIRIHVRAPTGMRIEEVTALIDRVEAKIRSSLPRDKVQSVVNNIGLPNSGINITYGNSGTIGVFDADMLVTLSSAEDPPSSDYVKMLRTTLPRAFPEATFAFLPADMVSQILNFGAPAPVDVQTIGSNADATRDYAAMLMTKLRHVPGIADLRIQEPTRNPGLHVGFDRELAGVVGLTEQDAATNIQTTLSGSTQTAPTYWYNPANGVSYPVSVQTPQYSIDTMNELKNLPIRAGDTNQLLGGLASITPEPLPAAVDHYDVRNAFNIYATNQGRDLGAVIADVQKIVDENHDKLPKGSIVKIRGQAITMSTAYSQLLIGLAFSIVLIYLLIVVNFQSWLDPFVIVMALPAALAGIVWMLFLTMTHVSVPALTGAIMCMGVATANSILVISFAREQLREGRDAVTAALAAGATRLRPVIMTALAMMIGMAPMAIEPGQNAPLGRAVIGGLLFATVATLLFVPVVFSIVHRNANRRQAETAPPALAHVAHGA, from the coding sequence ATGTCCGCCATCGTCCGCCTCGCTCTCGCTCGACCTTACACCTTCGTGGTGATGTCGATCCTGATCTTCCTCTTCGGCGGTCTCTCGATCGTTCGGACTCCCACGGACATCTTCCCGAACATCGGCATCCCGGTCATCTCGGTGATCTGGAGCTACACGGGCCTGCCGGCGGACGACATGCAGGGCCGTATCACCACCGTCTACGAGCGCGTGCTGACGGCGACCGTCAACGACATCGAGCATATCGAGTCGCAGTCGGTGCCGGGCTACGGCATCGTGAAGATATACTTCCAGCCGACGGTCGACATCGCCGCGGCGCAGGCGCAGGTCGTGTCGATCTCGCAAACCATCCTGAAGCAGCTGCCGGCCGGCGTCACCCCGCCGCAGATGGTCGTGTACAACGCGTCGTCCGTTCCGGTCATCCAGCTCGCGCTATCCTCCAGCAAGCTGTCGCAGACCGCGCTGAATGATTTGGCTGTAAACTTCATCCGGCCGCAGCTCGCGACCATTCCCGGAGCGCAGCTTCCGTATCCCTATGGCGGCGCGGCGCGGCAGGTGCAGATCGACCTCGACCAGAAGGCCCTGCACGAGCACGGCATTTCCGCCAACGACGTCGGCGCGGCGCTGGCGCGCCAGAACCTGATCACGCCCGTCGGCACGCAGAAGATCGGCGCCTACGAGTGGATCGTCGACTTGAACGACTCCCCGAAGAAGATCGAAGAGTTCAACAACCTGCCGGTCAAGGTCGTGAACGGCGCCGTCATCTTCATGCGCGACGTCGCCAACGTCCACAACGGCTCGCCGCCGCAGACGAACCTGGTGCAGCTCGACGGCGCGAAGGGCGTGCTGATGTCGGTGCTGAAGACCGGCGGCGCGTCGACGCTCGACATCATCGCCGAGGTCAAGAAGCGCCTGCCGGTGATCGAGGATCAGCTCCCCGAGGGCGTCAAGCTGCGCTACGTCGCCGACCAGTCGCCCTTCGTGAAGAACTCCGTCACCTCGGTCGTGCGCGAAGGCCTGATCGCCGCCGCGCTGACCGGCTTGATGATCCTCGTCTTCCTCGGCAGCTGGCGCTCGACGCTGATCATCACCGCCTCGATCCCGCTCGCCGTGCTCTGCGCGCTCATCGCGCTGTCGCAGCTCGGCCAGACGATCAACGTCATGACGCTGGGCGGCCTGGCGCTCGCCGTCGGCATCCTCGTCGACGACGCGACAGTGACGATCGAGAACATCAACCGGCACATGGAAGAGCTCGGCGAGGACATCACGACCGCCATCACCCGCGGCGCGCAGGAGATCATGCCGCCGGCGACCGTGGCGCTCTTCTGCATCTGCATCGCCTTCGCGCCGCTGCTGACGCTTGGCGGCGTCGCCGGCTACCTGTTCCGTCCTTTGGCGATGGCCGTCGTCTTCGCGATGATCGCGTCCTATGTGCTGACCTACACGGTCGTGCCGACGCTCGCGCGCTTCCTGCTCTCCGGCCACGAGCACGACCAGGCGCATTCCGTGCCCGGCAAGCGGCCGTCGATCTTCGTGCGTCTGCAGCGGACCTTCGAGCGCGGCTTCGAGCGGTTTCGCGGCGGCTACCTCGGCCTGCTGTCGCTCGCGCTCATCCACCGCAAGGTCTTCGTCTGCGGCTTCCTCGCCGTGGTGCTCGCCTCGTTCGCGCTACTGCCCTACCTTGGCCGCGACTTCTTCCCGACCATCGATTCCGACGCGATCCGCATCCACGTGCGGGCGCCGACCGGCATGCGCATCGAGGAGGTGACGGCGCTGATCGATCGCGTCGAGGCGAAGATCAGGTCCTCGCTGCCGCGCGATAAGGTGCAGAGCGTCGTCAACAACATCGGCCTGCCGAACAGCGGCATCAACATCACCTACGGCAATTCCGGCACGATCGGCGTCTTCGATGCCGACATGCTGGTGACGCTCTCGTCCGCCGAGGATCCGCCGTCCTCCGACTACGTCAAGATGCTGCGGACCACCCTGCCGCGCGCCTTCCCGGAGGCCACCTTCGCCTTCCTGCCGGCCGACATGGTGAGCCAGATCCTGAACTTCGGCGCCCCGGCGCCGGTCGACGTGCAGACGATCGGCTCCAACGCCGACGCGACGCGCGACTATGCGGCGATGCTGATGACGAAGCTCCGCCACGTTCCCGGCATCGCCGACCTGCGCATCCAGGAGCCGACCCGCAACCCGGGACTGCATGTCGGCTTCGATCGCGAGCTCGCCGGCGTGGTCGGGCTGACCGAGCAGGATGCCGCGACCAACATCCAGACGACGCTCTCCGGCTCGACGCAGACCGCGCCGACCTACTGGTACAATCCGGCCAACGGAGTCTCGTACCCGGTCTCGGTGCAGACGCCGCAGTACTCCATCGACACGATGAACGAGCTGAAGAACCTGCCGATCCGCGCCGGGGACACGAACCAGCTGCTCGGAGGCCTTGCGAGCATCACGCCGGAGCCGCTGCCGGCCGCCGTCGACCATTACGACGTGCGCAACGCCTTCAACATCTACGCGACGAACCAGGGGCGCGACCTCGGCGCGGTGATCGCCGACGTGCAGAAGATCGTCGACGAGAACCACGACAAGCTGCCGAAAGGCTCGATAGTGAAGATCCGCGGGCAGGCGATCACCATGTCGACGGCCTACAGCCAGCTTCTGATCGGTCTCGCCTTCTCGATCGTGCTGATCTACCTGCTGATCGTCGTCAACTTCCAGTCGTGGCTCGATCCGTTCGTCATCGTCATGGCCCTACCGGCGGCGCTCGCCGGCATCGTGTGGATGCTGTTCCTGACCATGACCCATGTCTCGGTGCCGGCGCTCACCGGCGCGATCATGTGCATGGGCGTCGCGACCGCGAACTCGATCCTCGTCATCTCCTTCGCCCGCGAGCAGCTCCGCGAGGGCCGCGACGCCGTCACCGCCGCGCTGGCCGCCGGCGCGACTCGCCTGCGTCCGGTCATCATGACGGCGCTCGCGATGATGATCGGCATGGCGCCGATGGCGATCGAGCCCGGCCAGAACGCACCGCTCGGCCGCGCCGTCATCGGCGGCCTGCTGTTTGCGACCGTCGCAACGCTGCTCTTCGTGCCGGTCGTCTTCTCGATCGTCCACCGCAACGCCAACCGCCGCCAGGCCGAGACCGCTCCGCCGGCGCTTGCCCACGTCGCCCACGGCGCGTAA